CAGCCCGGGGATCCTCGGCGCGCTGTTCTCCGGCGGCCGGGCCGTCCTGCTGCCCTCGCCCCGCCCGGAGCCGGTGTTCGAGGCGATCGAGGCCGAGGGCGTCACCGCCACCTCGGCCGTCCCCGCCGTGGTGCTCAAATGGATGGAGGAGGCCGCCACCAGCCGTCGCGACCTGTCCAGCCTGCGCTACGTCCACGTCGGCGGGTCCGTGCTGTCGCCGGAGATCGCCGCGCGGATCGGCCCGGCCCTGGGCTGCCGCCTGCAGCAGGTGTACGGCATGGCCGAGGGCCTCATCTGCTACACCCCGGCCGACGCCTCCGAGGAGGTGGCCCACACCACGCAGGGCGCCCCCGTCAGCCCCTACGACGAGCTGCTGGTGGCCGGCCCGGACGGGCACCCGGTGCTGCCCGGGGAGATCGGCGAGCTGCTCACCCGTGGCCCCTACACCCCGCGCGGCTACTACGGCGTGCCCGACCAGAACAGCCTCTCCTTCACCCCCGACGGCTGGTTCCGCACCGGTGACCTGGTGCGGATCACGCCGGAGGGCAACGTGGTGGTCTGCGGCCGGGTCAAGGACCTGATCAACCGGGCGGGCGAGAAGATCTCGGCCGGTGAGATCGAGACCCTGGTGCAGGAGATGCCACAGGTGGCCGAGGTCGCCGCGGTGGCCATGCCCGACCCGGAGGTAGGCGAGCGGGTCTGCCTGTTCGCCCGCCTGCACCCCGGCCACGAGCTGACGCTCGGCGACGTCTCCGCCGCCCTCACCGCCCGCGGCCTGGCCGCGTTCAAGATCCCCGAACGGCTTGAGGTGCTGGACGACCTGCCGCACACCCCGATCGGCAAACCCGACAAGAAGGTGCTGCAGAAACTTCTGCTCGCCGACGTCGCGGGCACCGCCTGAGGCCCCACGACCGCGGTCCCGCACCGGCTCGGCAGTGCGGGACCGTCTGGGTTTCACACCCGCAGGCGCCCGGCCGGCGCGCGGGCCGGGCGCCCGCGGCCTCAGCCGTTCCTGGGGCCCAGCACGCGGGCGAGCAGCTCGGCGAACTCGATCGGATGCGTCACATAGCCGACATGGCCCCCGGGAAAGTCCACGATCCCGATGCCGAACCGTTCGGCCAGCACCGTGTTGGGACGGTAGGGGAAGTGCTCGCGCGATGCGCTCCCGCCGGCCAGGACCAGCCGGTCCGACACCGACTCCAGCGCCGCCAGGTCGGGGACGAAGGCCGGATAGGTCAGGATCTCGTGCTCGAACCAGAACACCTGGTTGCGGCGGAGCCGGGAGAGCATCTCGGCCAGCTGCTGCGGGGGCAGCTCGGCGTCCTTCGGCGGCCGCGTCGGGCTGGTCATGCCCATGCGGGTCCTGAAGACCTCCCTGGCCGCCTCGATGCCGGAACTCTGATAGGTGTCGTACAGGTCGGCGTAGAACCCGAGCCACCGGTCGGAGTCGGGCAGTATGGACGCCAGCGGCGGCTCGTGTGAGATCAGTGTCCGGACCTGGTCGGGGTGCCGCTCCAGCAGGGCCAGCGCGATGATGGCCCCGGAGCTGCTGCCGAACACGTGCGCGGGCGTCCGGGCCAGGTGGCCGAGCAGGCGGTGGATGTCGTCGACGTCGGCCTCCAGCCGCCGCCCGCCGTCCACCGGCCCGTCGAGCGGGCTGCGGGAGAAACCGCGCCGGTCGTATGTGATGACCGTGTAGCGGTCGGCGAGCGCGTCCGCCATCGGCCCGAGCGGGGCGGCGTCGCCGTTCCCGCTGGGGATCAGCAGCAGCACGGGGCCGGTGCCGCGCACCTCGTAGTAGAGGCTCGCACCCGGCAGGGGGAGCATGTCGATCGTTGGCGTGCGCATCGGTCCTCCAGGTTGCCGGTCAGCGGGGCAGAGCGCGGCACGTGCCCGCCCCGTCAGGGGAGTCCACGCCCTGCGAGCCGACCGGGACGGACGCCGAGCTCCTGGCAGCCGTACGACTGCCAGGAGCTCGGGGGGTGCACCGCTCGGCTGAGGGGGGCGTTCAGCGGCGGTGCTCGGCGGTCAGTCTCTCCAGCACAGGGACGACGCCGGACGGGCTCGGCATGGACAGCCAGTCGTCGAAGACGGCCTGCGCGCCGGCCTGGTAGGAGGGGTCGGTCACCACCTTCTGGATCATCTCGCGGATCTCCTCGACCGACTGCGTGGTGTGGTCCAGCCGGGTGCCGGCGCCCCGGCTGATCACGTAGTTCGACGTGGGGGTCGCCTCGAGCTTCTTGGCCGGCAGCTCC
The nucleotide sequence above comes from Streptosporangium brasiliense. Encoded proteins:
- a CDS encoding (2,3-dihydroxybenzoyl)adenylate synthase, yielding MKLDGVVPWPADLAYAYRAAGCWQGRPLGSYLWEWAEQRGERIAVVDGGHRLTYRDLAVNADALAERLADLGLDHGDTVLVQLPNCWEFVVVTVACFRLGVVPVMMLPPHREHELVSIGTHVRAKALIVPDTWRGYDHQDLAHRVAAALPGPARVLVVGQEVRPDSVDVRGLLEQDGDSAARRRRLDGRAPSGSDVAVFLLSGGTTGVPKVISRTHDDYEYNIRRSARACDFGPDTVYLAVLPAGHNFPLASPGILGALFSGGRAVLLPSPRPEPVFEAIEAEGVTATSAVPAVVLKWMEEAATSRRDLSSLRYVHVGGSVLSPEIAARIGPALGCRLQQVYGMAEGLICYTPADASEEVAHTTQGAPVSPYDELLVAGPDGHPVLPGEIGELLTRGPYTPRGYYGVPDQNSLSFTPDGWFRTGDLVRITPEGNVVVCGRVKDLINRAGEKISAGEIETLVQEMPQVAEVAAVAMPDPEVGERVCLFARLHPGHELTLGDVSAALTARGLAAFKIPERLEVLDDLPHTPIGKPDKKVLQKLLLADVAGTA
- a CDS encoding alpha/beta fold hydrolase is translated as MRTPTIDMLPLPGASLYYEVRGTGPVLLLIPSGNGDAAPLGPMADALADRYTVITYDRRGFSRSPLDGPVDGGRRLEADVDDIHRLLGHLARTPAHVFGSSSGAIIALALLERHPDQVRTLISHEPPLASILPDSDRWLGFYADLYDTYQSSGIEAAREVFRTRMGMTSPTRPPKDAELPPQQLAEMLSRLRRNQVFWFEHEILTYPAFVPDLAALESVSDRLVLAGGSASREHFPYRPNTVLAERFGIGIVDFPGGHVGYVTHPIEFAELLARVLGPRNG